Within the Micromonospora citrea genome, the region CGGTAGCCCAGCGCCCGGAACACCCCGTGCCGGGTGGGCATCCGGGCCTCGGCGACCAGCTCGACCTGCTTCTCCGTCCGCCGCCGGTGGGCGACCAGGTCGGCGATGGTGACCAGGGTCAGCGAGTGCTCGGCGCAGAACTTCTCCAGGTCCGGCACCCGCATCATCGTGCCGTCGTCGTTGACCAGCTCGCACAGCACGCCGGCGGGGCGCAGCCCGGCCAGCCGGGTCAGGTCGACGGCCGCCTCGGTGTGCCCGGGCCGGCGCAGCACGCCGCCCTCCCGGGCGCGCAGCGGCACCACGTGGCCGGGGCGGGCCAGGTCGGCCGGGCCGGTGCCCGGGTCGGCGAGCAGTCGGATGGTGTGCGAGCGGTCGGCGGCGGAGATGCCGGTGCTGACGCCCTCCCGGGCGTCCACGGTCACCGTGTAGGCGGTGCCCCGCCGGTCCTGGTTGGTGTGGAACATCGGCGGAAGGTCCAGCCGGTCGCACTCGCTCTCGGTCAGCGGCACGCAGATGTAGCCGGACGTCCACCGCACCATAAACGCGACCAGCTCCGGCGTCGCCAACTCGGCGGCGAAGATCAGGTCGCCCTCGTTCTCCCGGTCGGCGTCATCGACCACGACGACGGGCCGCCCGGCGGCGATGTCCGCCACGGCCTGCTCGATGCTCCCGAACGTGCTCATGCCGCCACTCCGCTTCGCTCCGTGCCATCATGAGGCACCACCGCACCGCGCCCGATGATTCGCTCACTCCGCTCGCTCATGCCGCCACTCCGCTTCGCTCCATGCCGTCATGAGGCACCACCGCACCGCGCCCGATGATTCGCTCACTCCGCTCGCTCATGCGACGGCCTCCGAGTAGGTCGGCGGGATCGGGGCGGGCGTCGGGCGGGTGACCCGCGAGGTACGCCACCAGCTCACCAGACCCCAGGCGCAGAACGCGCCGTAGAAGAGGTACATGGCCGCCGAGGGGTAGAAACCGCCGCGCAGCAGCAGCGGCACGCCGACCGCGTCGACGGCGATCCAGATCAGCCAGAAGTCCACCCAGCCCCGGGCCATGCCGTACGTGGCCAGCAGGCTGCCGGTGAGGATCCAGGCGTCCGGCAGCGGCCCCCAGGAGCCCAGCGCGGCGAGCACCGGATGGAACGCGGCGGTGCCGAGGACGGCGGCGGCCAGCAGGCCCAGCCGCTCCCGGCCGGTGGCCCAGCGGGGCGCCACGGCGGCCCGGCCGCCGTCGTCGCCCTGACGCCGGTTGCGCGACCAGCGCCACCAGCCGTAGAGGCTGACGGAGAAGAAGAACACCTGCCGGCCGGCCTGCCCGTACAGGTCGTGCGCCTGCGGGGTGGCGAAGACCCCGCCGAGGAAGACGGTGAGCAGCAGCGCGTTGCCGATCATGCCGACCGGCCACGCCCACACCAGCCGGCGCAGACCGAGCAGCGCCGAGGCCAGACCGAACCCGTTGCCGACGATCTCGCGGACCAGCACCGGCGAGCCGGCGATGCTCACCTGCGCGTCGAGCAGCCACCCGAGCGGGCCCATCACGCGGCCCCGCCCGTCGTGGCCGCGCCCGGCAGCCCGGTGACCGTGACGCCTCCCGCGTCGGCGGGCCGGAGCCCCCCGGACGGGCCGGCGTCGGCGGGACCGGGTTCGGTCAGGCGTGCGCCCAGCAGCCGCTCGACGTACTTGGCGAGCACGTCCACCTCGAGGTTGACCGGGTCGCCGACGCGGCGGGCGCCGAGGGTGGTCAGCTTCAGCGTGGTCGGGATCAGCCCCACCGAGAACCAGTCCGCACCCACGTCCGCGACGGTCAGCGAGACGCCGTCGACGGTGATCGAGCCCTTCTCCACCACGTACCGGGACAGGGCGGCGGGCAGCCGGAACCGGACCGTCTCCCACTGCGCGGCCGGCTCGCGGGCGAGCACCTCGCCGACGCCGTCGACGTGCCCCTGCACGAGGTGCCCGCCGAGGCGGCTGTTCAGCGCGGCGGCCCGCTCCAGGTTGACCGGGTCGCCGGCGCGCAGCGCGCCCAGCGCGGAGCGGCGCAGCGTCTCCCCCATCACGTCCGCGGTGAAGGTCCCGTTCTCGACGTCGACCACGGTCAGGCAGACGCCGTTGACCGCGATCGAGTCGCCGTGCCGGGCGTCCGAGGTGACCAGCGGGCCGCGGACGGCGACCAGCGCCGAGTCCCCCGCCGTCTCGGTGACGCGGACGACCTCACCCAACTCCTCGACGATGCCGGTGAACATGTCAGCCCTCCCTCTTCCGGGGCAGCGCGGTGATCCGCAGGTCGGGTCCGATCTGCGTAACGTCGACGTACTCCAGGTCGATGGCCTCGGCGATGGTGGTCACACCGGCGTCGACCAGGGCGGTCGGGCCGGCACCGAGCAGCCGGGGCGCGACGTAGCCGACGATCTTGTCGACCAGGCCGGCGGCGAGGAACGCCCCGGCCAGCGTGGGGCCGCCCTCCAGCAGCGCCGCGCGGACCCCGCGCCCGTGCAGCGTGGCGAGCAGCGCCGGCAGGTCGACCCGGCCGTCGGGCCCGACGCCGACCTCCTCGGCGGTGGCGATCCACGTGCGGGCCGCGCCGTCGCGGACCCGGGCGTCGGCGGGCGTACGCGCCGACGAGTCCACCACCACCCGCAGCGGCTGGCGGATGGCGAGCGTGCCGTCGCGCAGGTTGCGGGCGGTGAGCCGGGGGTCGTCGGTGAGCACCGTGCCCACCCCGGCGATCACCGCGTCGACGGTGCCACGCAGCGCGTGCACGTCCATCCGGGCCGCCTCGGAGGTGATCCACATGCTCGTGCCGTCGGCGGCCGCCGACCGGCCGTCCAGCGTGGCGGCGAACTTCCAGATCACGTACGGCCAGCCGCGGCGCATGGAGGTGAGCCAGGCGATGTTGCCGGCCTCCGCCTCGGCGGCGCGTACCCCCAGGTCGACCTGGACCCCGGCGGCGCGCAGCGTGGCGGCCCCGCCGGCGGCGACCGGGTTGGGGTCGGGCACGGCGATGACGACCCGGGCGACACCGGCGGAGACCAGCGCGGTGCTGCAGGGGCCGGTGCGGCCGGTGTGGTCGCAGGGTTCCAGGGTGACCACGGCGGTGCCGCCGCGGGCCCGCTCCCCCGCCTGGGCGAGCGCGACGATCTCGGCGTGCGGCCCGCCGGCGTAGGCGTGGAACCCCTCGCCGACGACCTGGCCGTCGGCGTCGAGCAAGACGCAGCCGACCACCGGGTTGGGGCTGGTCGTGCCGAGACCGCGCGCGGCGAGTTCCACCGCGCGACGCATCGCCTCGTCGACGGAGACGCCGGCCATGCCCTGCCCTCTCACTCGCCGGTCGGCGCGCGGGCGGGCACGGGAGGCAACGGCACGGGCCGCGGGCGTGCGGCGGCGGAGTTCCGGGTACGGCGGGGCCGCCCCGGGGGGCGCGCACGGCACGCTGAGGTCAGCGGCCGGGCAGGGCCCGTCCGTCCCGCGCGCTGTCTCCC harbors:
- a CDS encoding riboflavin synthase, coding for MFTGIVEELGEVVRVTETAGDSALVAVRGPLVTSDARHGDSIAVNGVCLTVVDVENGTFTADVMGETLRRSALGALRAGDPVNLERAAALNSRLGGHLVQGHVDGVGEVLAREPAAQWETVRFRLPAALSRYVVEKGSITVDGVSLTVADVGADWFSVGLIPTTLKLTTLGARRVGDPVNLEVDVLAKYVERLLGARLTEPGPADAGPSGGLRPADAGGVTVTGLPGAATTGGAA
- the pnuC gene encoding nicotinamide riboside transporter PnuC, with protein sequence MGPLGWLLDAQVSIAGSPVLVREIVGNGFGLASALLGLRRLVWAWPVGMIGNALLLTVFLGGVFATPQAHDLYGQAGRQVFFFSVSLYGWWRWSRNRRQGDDGGRAAVAPRWATGRERLGLLAAAVLGTAAFHPVLAALGSWGPLPDAWILTGSLLATYGMARGWVDFWLIWIAVDAVGVPLLLRGGFYPSAAMYLFYGAFCAWGLVSWWRTSRVTRPTPAPIPPTYSEAVA
- the ribD gene encoding bifunctional diaminohydroxyphosphoribosylaminopyrimidine deaminase/5-amino-6-(5-phosphoribosylamino)uracil reductase RibD, with product MAGVSVDEAMRRAVELAARGLGTTSPNPVVGCVLLDADGQVVGEGFHAYAGGPHAEIVALAQAGERARGGTAVVTLEPCDHTGRTGPCSTALVSAGVARVVIAVPDPNPVAAGGAATLRAAGVQVDLGVRAAEAEAGNIAWLTSMRRGWPYVIWKFAATLDGRSAAADGTSMWITSEAARMDVHALRGTVDAVIAGVGTVLTDDPRLTARNLRDGTLAIRQPLRVVVDSSARTPADARVRDGAARTWIATAEEVGVGPDGRVDLPALLATLHGRGVRAALLEGGPTLAGAFLAAGLVDKIVGYVAPRLLGAGPTALVDAGVTTIAEAIDLEYVDVTQIGPDLRITALPRKREG
- a CDS encoding bifunctional 3,4-dihydroxy-2-butanone-4-phosphate synthase/GTP cyclohydrolase II; this encodes MSTFGSIEQAVADIAAGRPVVVVDDADRENEGDLIFAAELATPELVAFMVRWTSGYICVPLTESECDRLDLPPMFHTNQDRRGTAYTVTVDAREGVSTGISAADRSHTIRLLADPGTGPADLARPGHVVPLRAREGGVLRRPGHTEAAVDLTRLAGLRPAGVLCELVNDDGTMMRVPDLEKFCAEHSLTLVTIADLVAHRRRTEKQVELVAEARMPTRHGVFRALGYRSEHDTAEHVALVMGEIGDGRDVLVRVHSECLTGDVFGSVRCDCGPQLNAALERVAHEGRGVVLYVRGHEGRGIGLLHKLQAYQLQDQGRDTVDANLDLGLPADARDYGTGAQILYDIGVRSMRLLTNNPAKRAGLEGYGLTITGREGLPVRPHPENVRYLRTKRDRMGHLLDELDEVTEAPMGRPVPGDEIGA